The Cuculus canorus isolate bCucCan1 chromosome 5, bCucCan1.pri, whole genome shotgun sequence genome window below encodes:
- the SLIRP gene encoding SRA stem-loop-interacting RNA-binding protein, mitochondrial yields the protein MAAGGAVRGVGRRSRRLFDIFVADVPWTVSSRELKEYFSQFGAVQRCQLPFDRDTGFHRRYCWIKFSTPEDVQNVLQKDSHILEGAKLVLREQSRRRHSQQKNPSE from the exons atggcggcgggtGGTGCTGTTCGTGGCGTGGGGCGCCGCTCGCGGAGGTTGTTCGATATCTTCGTGGCCGACGTTCCCTGGACGGTGTCGAGCC GGGAGCTGAAGGAATACTTCTCGCAGTTCGGGGCCGTGCAGAGGTGCCAGCTGCCCTTC GATAGAGACACAGGCTTTCACAGGCGTTACTGCTGGATTAAATTCTCAACTCCAGAAGATGTTCAGAATGTGTTGCAGAAGGACTCCCACATACTTGAAGGTGCCAAG CTTGTTCTCAGGGAGCAGTCCCGGAGAAGACACAGTCAACAAAAGAATCCAAGTGAGTGA